A single genomic interval of Prionailurus viverrinus isolate Anna chromosome A2, UM_Priviv_1.0, whole genome shotgun sequence harbors:
- the LOC125160511 gene encoding anionic trypsin-like produces MLIKLSSPAALTGRVSTISLPSACAPAGTQCLISGWGNTLSSGTNYPELLQCLDAPLLSQDQCKAAYPGQITENMVCAGFLEGGKDSCQGDSGGPVVCGGELQGIVSWGYGCAQKDKPGVYTKVCNFTNWIKETIAANS; encoded by the exons ATGCTTATCAAGCTCTCCTCACCTGCAGCCCTCACTGGCCGGGTGTCCACCATATCGCTGCCCTCCGCCTGTGCCCCCGCCGGCACCCAGTGCCTCATCTCTGGCTGGGGCAACACCCTGAGCTCTGGCA CCAACTACCCCGAGCTGCTACAGTGCCTGGACGCCCCACTGCTGAGCCAGGACCAGTGTAAAGCCGCCTACCCCGGGCAGATCACGGAGAACATGGTTTGCGCTGGCTTCCTTGAGGGAGGCAAGGACTCCTGCCAG ggtGACTCTGGTGGCCCTGTGGTCTGCGGAGGAGAGCTCCAGGGCATCGTCTCCTGGGGCTATGGCTGTGCCCAGAAGGACAAGCCTGGCGTCTACACCAAGGTGTGCAACTTTACAAACTGGATTAAGGAGACGATAGCTGCCAACAGCTAA